Proteins co-encoded in one Actinomadura luteofluorescens genomic window:
- a CDS encoding HGxxPAAW family protein, whose protein sequence is MSTGSHAGRPKSWVAVAIIFIGFAIGGVGITLGPDWIVFGVGAAVVAIGGIIALAVDIMTDVVVDEPRG, encoded by the coding sequence ATGTCGACTGGCAGCCACGCCGGGCGCCCCAAGTCCTGGGTCGCCGTGGCCATCATCTTCATCGGTTTCGCCATCGGCGGCGTCGGCATCACCCTGGGCCCGGACTGGATCGTGTTCGGAGTGGGCGCCGCGGTCGTCGCGATCGGCGGCATCATCGCGCTCGCCGTCGACATCATGACCGACGTCGTGGTCGACGAGCCCCGGGGCTAG
- a CDS encoding acyl-CoA dehydrogenase family protein translates to MTLEPLPGDLYHMQELLDGREKEILGRVRGFLEAKVAPIANDCWARAEFPFDLIPQYGELGVAGLAYDECPGDKPSSLLTGFLAMDMARVDPSMATFFGVHAGLAMGSIGRCGSPEQRERWLPAMGRMERIGAFALTEPDGGSDVALGLRTTARRDGDHWVLNGAKRWIGNATFADHTVVWARDEADDQVKGFVVAKGTPGFTATRIENKIALRTVQNADILLEDCRVPESDRLAGAGGFRDTAAILRQTRSGVAWQAVGVMLAAYEIARDYAVEREQFGRPIAKFQLVQDLLVRMLGNATASLGMVVRLAQLQDEGLYRDEHSALAKAYCTSRMREAVGWARELMAGNGIVLDYGIGRFVADAEALYSYEGTREINTLIVGRAATGMGAFV, encoded by the coding sequence ATGACCCTGGAACCACTCCCCGGCGACCTCTACCACATGCAGGAACTCCTCGACGGGCGGGAGAAGGAGATCCTCGGGAGGGTGCGCGGCTTCCTGGAGGCGAAGGTCGCGCCGATCGCCAACGACTGCTGGGCGCGGGCTGAGTTTCCGTTCGACCTGATCCCGCAGTACGGGGAGCTCGGCGTCGCCGGCCTGGCCTACGACGAGTGCCCGGGCGACAAGCCGAGCAGCCTGCTCACCGGGTTCCTCGCGATGGACATGGCCCGCGTGGACCCGTCCATGGCGACGTTCTTCGGCGTGCACGCCGGGCTCGCGATGGGCAGCATCGGACGGTGCGGCTCCCCGGAGCAGCGCGAGCGGTGGCTCCCCGCGATGGGGCGGATGGAGAGGATCGGCGCGTTCGCGCTCACCGAACCGGACGGGGGCTCGGACGTCGCGCTGGGCCTGCGCACCACGGCGCGGCGCGACGGCGACCACTGGGTGCTGAACGGCGCCAAGCGCTGGATCGGCAACGCCACCTTCGCCGACCACACGGTCGTGTGGGCCAGGGACGAGGCCGACGACCAGGTGAAGGGGTTCGTGGTCGCCAAGGGCACGCCCGGGTTCACCGCGACCCGGATCGAGAACAAGATCGCGCTGCGGACCGTGCAGAACGCCGACATCCTCCTGGAGGACTGCCGCGTCCCCGAGTCCGACCGGCTGGCCGGGGCCGGCGGCTTCCGCGACACCGCCGCGATCCTGCGCCAGACCCGCAGCGGCGTCGCCTGGCAGGCCGTCGGGGTGATGCTCGCCGCCTACGAGATCGCCCGCGACTACGCGGTGGAGCGCGAGCAGTTCGGGCGGCCGATCGCCAAGTTCCAGCTCGTCCAGGACCTCCTGGTCAGGATGCTCGGCAACGCCACCGCCTCGCTCGGCATGGTGGTGCGCCTCGCCCAGCTCCAGGACGAGGGCCTCTACCGCGACGAGCACTCCGCGCTCGCCAAGGCCTACTGCACCAGCCGCATGCGCGAGGCGGTCGGCTGGGCGCGCGAGCTGATGGCGGGCAACGGGATCGTCCTGGACTACGGCATCGGCCGGTTCGTCGCCGACGCCGAGGCGCTCTACTCCTACGAGGGCACCCGGGAGATCAACACGCTGATCGTCGGGCGCGCGGCGACCGGTATGGGGGCTTTCGTCTGA
- a CDS encoding methylmalonyl-CoA mutase family protein, producing MTVPPEELELAAAFPTADRDRWREMVKGVLRKSGAASEDTPLDEIEGLLTRDSYDGVPIAALYTRDDAPPGRPGLAPCVREVRPDGEGIAGWDVRQRHAHPDPAVTREAILADLENGATSVWLRLGEGGLPVAALPEALRGVLLDLAPVVLDAGASAGEAAEAFLALVAERGNAAAASGNLGADPLGLAARTGTPGSLDEAAALAVRCVREFPRLRAVVADGTPYHDAGGGDADELGAAVAAGVAYLRALTGAGLSVDEAFGQIEFRLAVNADQFSSIAKLRAARRLWARVAEVSGAAEGTVARVHAVTSSAMMTRRDPWVNMLRTTIATFAAGVGGADAVTVQPFDARLGLPDGFARRIARNTQTLLLEESSLARVVDPAGGSWYAESLTEGLAQAAWAWFTEIERAGGLAAALDSGLVARRLAATWERRREDIARRKAPLTGVSEFPDLAETPPRRDPAPPAPGGGLPVVTYAQDFEALRDRSDAHAEAAGARPKVFLATLGPIAVHTARASFAANLFQAGGIETVTGAPEEFGTSGAAVACICSSDALYEERAADAARVLREAGAVKVWLAGKGTYEGVDDRVHAGCDAIEVLETTLRDLGVNE from the coding sequence ATGACGGTGCCGCCTGAGGAACTCGAACTGGCCGCCGCCTTCCCCACGGCCGACCGCGACCGGTGGCGGGAGATGGTGAAGGGCGTGCTGCGCAAGTCCGGCGCGGCGAGCGAGGACACCCCCCTCGACGAGATCGAGGGCCTGCTGACCCGGGACTCCTACGACGGAGTGCCGATCGCCGCGCTCTACACGCGCGACGACGCGCCGCCGGGACGTCCCGGGCTGGCCCCCTGCGTGCGCGAGGTGCGCCCCGACGGCGAGGGCATCGCAGGATGGGACGTCCGGCAGCGGCACGCCCACCCCGACCCCGCCGTCACCCGCGAGGCGATCCTCGCCGACCTGGAGAACGGCGCCACCTCCGTCTGGCTGCGGCTCGGCGAGGGCGGCCTGCCCGTGGCCGCGCTCCCCGAGGCGCTACGCGGCGTCCTGCTGGACCTGGCCCCCGTGGTCCTGGACGCGGGAGCGTCCGCGGGCGAGGCCGCGGAGGCGTTCCTGGCCCTGGTCGCCGAGCGCGGGAACGCGGCTGCCGCGTCCGGCAACCTCGGCGCCGACCCGCTCGGCCTCGCGGCGCGCACCGGCACGCCCGGTTCGCTGGACGAGGCCGCCGCGCTCGCCGTCCGCTGCGTCCGCGAGTTCCCCCGGCTGCGCGCGGTCGTCGCCGACGGCACCCCCTACCACGACGCGGGCGGCGGCGACGCCGACGAACTGGGCGCCGCGGTCGCCGCCGGCGTCGCGTACCTGCGCGCACTGACCGGCGCCGGGCTGAGCGTGGACGAGGCGTTCGGGCAGATCGAGTTCCGCCTCGCCGTCAACGCGGACCAGTTCTCCTCCATCGCCAAGCTCCGCGCGGCGCGCCGCCTGTGGGCCCGGGTGGCGGAGGTCAGCGGCGCCGCCGAGGGCACCGTCGCGCGCGTCCACGCGGTCACCTCGTCGGCGATGATGACGCGGCGCGACCCGTGGGTGAACATGCTGCGCACCACCATCGCGACGTTCGCCGCCGGGGTCGGCGGCGCGGACGCGGTCACCGTCCAGCCGTTCGACGCCCGGCTCGGCCTGCCCGACGGCTTCGCCCGCCGCATCGCCCGCAACACCCAGACGCTGCTGCTGGAGGAGTCGAGCCTCGCCCGCGTCGTCGACCCGGCGGGCGGCTCCTGGTACGCCGAGAGCCTGACGGAGGGCCTCGCCCAGGCCGCCTGGGCCTGGTTCACCGAGATCGAGCGGGCCGGGGGCCTGGCCGCCGCGCTCGACTCGGGCCTCGTCGCCCGCCGCCTCGCCGCCACCTGGGAGCGGCGCCGCGAGGACATCGCCCGCCGCAAGGCGCCGCTCACCGGCGTCAGCGAGTTCCCCGACCTCGCGGAGACGCCGCCGCGGCGCGACCCGGCGCCGCCGGCGCCCGGCGGCGGGCTCCCGGTCGTCACGTACGCGCAGGACTTCGAGGCCCTGCGCGACCGCTCCGACGCCCACGCCGAGGCAGCCGGCGCCCGTCCGAAGGTCTTCCTCGCCACGCTCGGGCCGATCGCCGTCCACACGGCGCGCGCGTCGTTCGCCGCCAACCTCTTCCAGGCGGGCGGGATCGAGACGGTGACGGGCGCCCCCGAGGAGTTCGGGACGTCCGGCGCCGCGGTCGCCTGCATCTGCTCCAGCGACGCCCTCTACGAGGAGCGGGCCGCGGACGCCGCGCGGGTTCTGCGCGAGGCGGGTGCGGTGAAGGTCTGGCTGGCGGGTAAGGGAACCTACGAGGGGGTCGACGACCGCGTGCACGCGGGATGCGACGCGATCGAGGTGCTGGAGACCACCCTCCGAGATCTGGGAGTGAACGAATGA
- the scpA gene encoding methylmalonyl-CoA mutase, with product MIPDFTEVDLGTAPPADEAAKRWRAAVEGATGADPEAQTWDTPEGIGVKPLYTGDDLAGLDFLGTYPGIAPFLRGPYPAMYATQPWTIRQYAGFSTAEESNAFYRRNLAAGQKGLSVAFDLATHRGYDSDHPRVAGDVGMAGVAIDSIYDMRQLFDGIPLDRMSVSMTMNGAVLPVLALYIAAAQEQGVEPEALAGTIQNDILKEFMVRNTYIYPPQPSMRIISDIFAFTSQRMPKYNSISISGYHIQEAGATADLELAYTLADGVEYIRAGREAGLDIDAFAPRLSFFWAIGMNFFMEVAKLRAARLLWARLVKTFDPRNPKSLSLRTHSQTSGWSLTAQDAFNNVARTCVEAMAATQGHTQSLHTNALDEALALPTDFSARIARNTQLVLQQESGTTRTIDPWGGSAYVERLTYDLARRAWGHITEVEQAGGMAKAIDEGLPKLRIEEAAARTQARIDSGRQPVIGVNKYRPDVEQEIEVLKVDNASVRAQQIDKLRRLREERDETATRGALEALTRAAEAAEDGTRPRGLEHNLLALAIDAARAKATVGEISDALERAYGRHAAQIRTISGVYREEAGRVTGIERARAATAAFEEAEGRRPRILVAKMGQDGHDRGQKVIATGFADLGFDVDVGPLFQTPGEVALQAVEADVHIVGVNSLAAGHLTLVPALREELAALGRDDIMIVVGGVIPPGDFEELRAAGASAIFPPGTVLADAAVGLLEELTAALGHGAPERA from the coding sequence ATGATCCCCGACTTCACCGAGGTCGACCTCGGGACGGCGCCCCCCGCCGACGAGGCCGCCAAGCGGTGGCGCGCCGCGGTCGAGGGCGCCACCGGCGCCGACCCCGAGGCCCAGACCTGGGACACCCCGGAGGGCATCGGCGTCAAGCCCCTCTACACCGGCGATGACCTGGCCGGGCTCGACTTCCTCGGCACCTATCCGGGGATCGCGCCGTTCCTGCGCGGCCCCTACCCGGCGATGTACGCGACCCAGCCGTGGACGATCCGGCAGTACGCCGGCTTCTCCACCGCCGAGGAGTCCAACGCCTTCTACCGCCGCAACCTCGCCGCCGGGCAGAAGGGCCTGTCGGTGGCGTTCGACCTGGCCACGCACCGCGGCTACGACTCCGACCACCCCCGCGTGGCCGGCGACGTGGGCATGGCCGGGGTCGCGATCGACTCCATCTACGACATGCGGCAGCTCTTCGACGGCATCCCGCTGGACCGGATGAGCGTGTCGATGACCATGAACGGCGCCGTCCTGCCCGTCCTCGCGCTCTACATCGCCGCCGCGCAGGAGCAGGGGGTGGAGCCGGAGGCGCTCGCGGGGACCATCCAGAACGACATCCTCAAGGAGTTCATGGTCCGCAACACCTACATCTACCCGCCGCAGCCGTCCATGCGGATCATCTCCGACATCTTCGCGTTCACCTCGCAGCGGATGCCGAAGTACAACTCCATCTCGATCTCCGGCTACCACATCCAGGAGGCCGGAGCCACCGCCGACCTGGAGCTCGCCTACACGCTCGCCGACGGCGTCGAGTACATCCGCGCCGGCCGCGAGGCGGGCCTCGACATCGACGCGTTCGCGCCGCGCCTGTCGTTCTTCTGGGCGATCGGGATGAACTTCTTCATGGAGGTCGCCAAGCTCCGCGCCGCGCGGCTGCTGTGGGCGCGGCTGGTGAAGACGTTCGACCCGCGCAACCCCAAGTCGCTGTCGCTGCGGACGCACTCGCAGACGTCCGGCTGGTCGCTGACCGCGCAGGACGCGTTCAACAACGTCGCCCGGACCTGCGTCGAGGCCATGGCCGCCACGCAGGGCCACACCCAGTCCCTGCACACCAACGCGCTGGACGAGGCGCTCGCGCTACCGACCGACTTCTCGGCCCGCATCGCCCGCAACACCCAGCTCGTCCTGCAGCAGGAGTCCGGGACGACCCGCACCATCGACCCCTGGGGCGGCAGCGCCTACGTCGAGCGGCTGACCTACGACCTCGCCCGCCGGGCCTGGGGCCACATCACCGAGGTCGAGCAGGCCGGTGGCATGGCCAAGGCGATCGACGAGGGGCTGCCCAAGCTGCGCATCGAGGAGGCCGCCGCCCGCACCCAGGCGCGCATCGACTCCGGGCGGCAGCCCGTCATCGGCGTCAACAAGTACCGGCCCGACGTCGAGCAGGAGATCGAGGTCCTCAAGGTCGACAACGCCTCCGTGCGCGCGCAGCAGATCGACAAGCTGCGCCGGCTGCGCGAGGAGCGCGACGAGACCGCGACGCGGGGCGCGCTGGAGGCGCTCACCCGTGCCGCCGAGGCCGCCGAGGACGGCACCCGCCCGCGGGGGCTGGAGCACAACCTGCTCGCCCTCGCCATCGACGCCGCCCGGGCCAAGGCCACCGTCGGCGAGATCTCCGACGCGCTGGAGAGGGCCTACGGGCGCCACGCGGCGCAGATCCGTACGATCTCCGGTGTGTACCGGGAGGAGGCGGGACGGGTGACGGGCATCGAGAGGGCGCGCGCCGCGACCGCCGCGTTCGAGGAGGCCGAGGGCCGCCGCCCCCGCATCCTCGTGGCCAAGATGGGGCAGGACGGACACGACCGCGGCCAGAAGGTGATCGCGACCGGGTTCGCCGACCTCGGCTTCGACGTCGACGTGGGCCCGCTGTTCCAGACCCCCGGCGAGGTGGCCCTGCAGGCCGTCGAGGCCGACGTGCACATCGTCGGCGTCAACTCGCTCGCCGCCGGCCATCTGACGCTGGTCCCCGCGCTGCGCGAGGAGCTGGCCGCGCTGGGCCGCGACGACATCATGATCGTCGTCGGCGGCGTCATTCCGCCCGGCGACTTCGAGGAGCTGCGCGCGGCCGGCGCCTCGGCGATCTTCCCGCCCGGCACGGTCCTGGCGGACGCCGCGGTCGGCCTGCTGGAGGAGCTCACCGCCGCGCTCGGGCACGGCGCGCCCGAGCGCGCCTGA
- the meaB gene encoding methylmalonyl Co-A mutase-associated GTPase MeaB yields the protein MSAPGLDDYAAGVRDGSRAWIARAITLVESARPDHRELAQKLLVELTPHAGNARRVGITGVPGVGKSTFIDALGTRLTGEGHRVAVLAVDPSSTRTGGSILGDKTRMHRLATDPAAFIRPSPTAGTLGGVAKATREAMVVMEAAGFDVVLVETVGVGQSETAVAEMVDSFLFLTLARTGDQLQGIKKGVLELADVIAVNKADGEHRREAERAARELAGALRLLRSDERVRATPVLTCSAKEGTGLEEVWGALVEHQDRLRETGELEARRRRQQVGWTWALVRERLLSDLRGHPGVRDAAPGLEREVAEGTLTPALAAERLLEVFSRDR from the coding sequence GTGAGCGCGCCGGGCCTCGACGACTACGCGGCCGGGGTGCGGGACGGGTCGCGGGCGTGGATCGCGCGGGCGATCACGCTCGTGGAGTCGGCCCGCCCGGACCACAGGGAGCTGGCGCAGAAACTGCTGGTCGAGCTGACCCCGCATGCCGGGAACGCCCGTCGCGTCGGGATCACCGGGGTGCCCGGGGTCGGCAAGTCCACGTTCATCGACGCGCTCGGCACCCGGCTGACGGGGGAGGGGCACCGGGTCGCGGTCCTCGCCGTGGACCCGTCCTCCACCCGGACGGGCGGCAGCATCCTCGGCGACAAGACCCGGATGCACCGGCTCGCCACCGATCCGGCCGCGTTCATCCGCCCCTCGCCCACCGCCGGGACGCTGGGCGGCGTCGCGAAGGCCACCCGCGAGGCGATGGTGGTCATGGAGGCGGCGGGGTTCGACGTCGTCCTGGTCGAGACGGTCGGTGTCGGGCAGTCCGAGACGGCCGTCGCCGAGATGGTCGACTCCTTCCTGTTCCTCACCCTCGCCCGCACCGGCGACCAGCTCCAGGGGATCAAGAAGGGCGTCCTGGAGCTGGCCGACGTCATCGCGGTGAACAAGGCCGACGGCGAGCACCGGAGAGAGGCCGAGCGCGCCGCCCGCGAGCTGGCGGGCGCGCTGCGGCTGCTGCGCAGCGACGAGCGCGTCCGCGCCACCCCGGTCCTGACGTGCAGCGCCAAGGAGGGCACCGGGCTGGAGGAGGTGTGGGGCGCGCTGGTCGAGCACCAGGACCGGCTCCGCGAGACCGGCGAGCTGGAAGCCCGGCGCCGCCGCCAGCAGGTCGGCTGGACGTGGGCGCTGGTGCGCGAGCGGCTGCTGTCCGACCTGCGCGGGCATCCCGGCGTCCGGGACGCCGCGCCCGGTCTGGAGCGGGAGGTCGCCGAGGGGACGCTGACCCCCGCCCTGGCCGCCGAGCGCCTCCTGGAGGTGTTCTCGCGGGACCGCTGA
- a CDS encoding GNAT family N-acetyltransferase: protein MDVIALDDPTDAQIRGWHAVLAAVHAAEPDGDPAPDPEGTARLLLGAEAGARQRLWAAAAGGRGAGGALAAVAALRLPGEPGADRPGEVDIQVRPEHRRRGLGARLLAAAAQGLREDGRSSVIAQVLAGTPAVPFLESHGFECVLTLRGMLLRLEDVPAERVARLLAEAPAGYRLARWRGAVPDEHAEALARAKHAMADFAEYEGTPWDAHRVREMAEIVAKRGDDLYTVAALSGDVIAGFTEVVVPAGCAGRAAQYDTAVLPEHRGRRLGIWVKAAMLRWLGEECPGVREIETDNSGDNAHMIAVNEELGFRLERESLEYQAAVSALPASGR, encoded by the coding sequence ATGGACGTCATCGCGCTCGATGATCCGACGGACGCGCAGATCCGGGGGTGGCACGCGGTGCTCGCCGCCGTCCACGCGGCCGAGCCGGACGGCGACCCCGCGCCCGACCCGGAGGGGACGGCGCGGCTGCTGCTCGGCGCGGAGGCCGGCGCGCGGCAGCGGCTGTGGGCGGCGGCCGCCGGCGGACGCGGCGCGGGCGGCGCCCTGGCCGCGGTGGCGGCGCTGCGGTTGCCCGGCGAGCCGGGCGCCGACCGTCCCGGCGAGGTCGACATCCAGGTCCGCCCCGAGCACCGGCGGCGCGGGCTCGGCGCCCGGCTCCTCGCCGCGGCCGCGCAGGGGCTGCGCGAGGACGGCCGCTCCAGCGTGATCGCGCAGGTCCTCGCGGGCACCCCGGCCGTTCCCTTCCTGGAGTCGCACGGTTTCGAGTGCGTGCTGACCCTGCGCGGCATGCTGCTGCGGCTGGAGGACGTCCCCGCCGAGCGCGTGGCGCGGCTGCTGGCCGAGGCGCCCGCCGGCTACCGGCTCGCGCGCTGGCGGGGGGCGGTGCCGGACGAGCACGCCGAGGCCCTCGCCCGCGCCAAGCACGCCATGGCCGACTTCGCCGAGTACGAGGGGACGCCCTGGGACGCGCACCGCGTCCGCGAGATGGCCGAGATCGTCGCCAAGCGCGGTGACGACCTCTACACGGTCGCTGCACTGTCGGGCGACGTCATCGCCGGGTTCACCGAGGTCGTGGTGCCGGCGGGGTGCGCCGGGCGCGCGGCGCAGTACGACACGGCGGTGCTGCCCGAACACCGCGGCAGGCGGCTCGGCATCTGGGTGAAGGCGGCGATGCTGCGCTGGCTGGGGGAGGAGTGCCCCGGCGTACGGGAAATCGAAACGGACAATTCCGGCGACAACGCCCACATGATCGCGGTGAACGAGGAGCTCGGCTTCCGCCTGGAGCGCGAGTCCCTGGAGTACCAGGCCGCGGTGTCCGCCCTCCCCGCCTCCGGTCGCTGA
- a CDS encoding HNH endonuclease — translation MNVLVLNASYEPMQRVDLRHAIRMLVREVAVVEEAEEGRTFGRFPVPRVLRLVRYVAMRWRHGRRPPWSKRGVYLRDGGRCCYCGKRGNTIDHVHPQSRGGADTWENTVLACGRCNNRKGDRTLAEAGLRLPSPPRVPRWEELVGP, via the coding sequence GTGAACGTGCTCGTCCTGAACGCGTCGTACGAACCCATGCAGAGGGTCGATCTGCGGCACGCCATCCGGATGCTGGTGCGCGAGGTGGCCGTGGTCGAGGAGGCGGAGGAGGGCCGCACCTTCGGTCGCTTCCCGGTCCCGCGCGTCCTGCGGCTCGTTCGCTATGTCGCGATGCGCTGGAGGCACGGCAGGCGCCCGCCCTGGAGCAAGCGCGGCGTGTACCTGCGCGACGGGGGCCGCTGCTGCTACTGCGGCAAGCGCGGCAACACGATCGACCACGTCCACCCGCAGTCCCGCGGCGGGGCCGACACCTGGGAGAACACCGTCCTGGCGTGCGGCAGGTGCAACAACCGCAAGGGGGACCGGACGCTCGCCGAGGCGGGGCTGCGGCTGCCGTCGCCGCCGCGGGTGCCGCGCTGGGAGGAGCTCGTCGGGCCGTGA
- a CDS encoding coiled-coil domain-containing protein: MAALDPPGRTPRPPRGRAAAKRLAALALAAGVSAALPPVSGSAAALPERPKDLKKEYAKLKARSEKLSKEYRGELVSLEEAKKAAERAGADATRAGREYDAARIDVARLAAGTYMTGRLDVIPMISSAEPGAAVHDAAVVEHISRNNGRRIQSLEALNTRAVQSEATARKKLDAVKKEIDDLEGQRARVKKLLVKYKPETTRTTVPGGGGRPDGASGTKSPIVGNSMTARMRTVLLEIDGKFGAFPTIGCSRPGDPQDHGSGRACDFMESTGGKMPSASAQAHGDRVAQYVIDNASRLGIKYVIWKQRIYDMRGSGGWSQMEDRGSVTQNHFDHVHVSVL; this comes from the coding sequence GTGGCGGCCCTCGATCCCCCCGGCAGAACGCCGCGCCCTCCGCGCGGGCGCGCAGCGGCGAAGCGCCTCGCGGCGCTGGCCCTCGCGGCGGGCGTCTCGGCGGCCCTGCCGCCGGTGTCCGGGAGCGCGGCGGCACTCCCGGAGCGGCCGAAGGACCTGAAGAAGGAGTACGCCAAGCTCAAGGCGCGCTCGGAGAAGCTCTCCAAGGAGTACCGGGGCGAGCTCGTCTCCCTCGAGGAGGCGAAGAAGGCCGCCGAGCGCGCGGGCGCGGACGCGACCAGGGCCGGCCGCGAGTACGACGCCGCCCGGATCGACGTGGCCCGCCTGGCGGCCGGCACCTACATGACCGGCCGCCTCGACGTGATCCCGATGATCTCCTCGGCGGAGCCGGGCGCCGCCGTCCACGACGCCGCCGTGGTCGAGCACATCAGCCGCAACAACGGCCGCCGCATCCAGAGCCTGGAGGCGCTGAACACCAGGGCGGTCCAGTCGGAGGCGACGGCCCGCAAGAAGCTGGACGCGGTCAAGAAGGAGATCGACGACCTGGAGGGCCAGCGCGCCCGCGTCAAGAAGCTGCTCGTCAAGTACAAGCCGGAGACGACCCGCACCACCGTGCCCGGCGGCGGCGGCCGCCCGGACGGGGCGAGCGGCACGAAGTCCCCGATCGTCGGCAACTCGATGACCGCGCGGATGCGCACCGTGCTGCTGGAGATCGACGGGAAGTTCGGCGCCTTCCCGACCATCGGGTGCTCGCGCCCCGGCGACCCGCAGGACCACGGCTCGGGCCGGGCCTGCGACTTCATGGAGAGCACCGGCGGCAAGATGCCGAGCGCCTCCGCCCAGGCGCACGGCGACCGCGTCGCCCAGTACGTGATCGACAACGCGTCCCGCCTCGGCATCAAGTACGTCATCTGGAAGCAGCGCATCTACGACATGCGCGGCAGCGGCGGCTGGAGCCAGATGGAGGACCGCGGCAGCGTCACCCAGAACCACTTCGACCACGTCCACGTCTCGGTGCTCTGA
- a CDS encoding Gfo/Idh/MocA family oxidoreductase produces MDLRVALIGYGTGGSVFHAPLISSVPGMRLAAVVTGSPERQRAVRERYPEAEVLDSVDRLWGASGACDLVVVTAPNRQHVPLARTALTSGLPVVVDKPVAAASAEARSLAALSAVRGLPVFPFHNRRWDGDFQTVRRLASSGALGDVLRLESRFERWRPEVKESWKESADPRDAGGILFDLGSHLVDQAIALLGPPERVYAEIDTRRPGAAAPDDVFVALAHPGGARSHLWMSATAAHQGPRFRVLGSRAAYAVSGMDVQEEQLRAGLTPKDPGYGIAPPGSSGLLGTPGHETPEPTAAGAYHDFYASVLRTLRDGAPPPVTLAEAITGLEVIEAAARSARESAVVELGDG; encoded by the coding sequence ATGGACCTGCGTGTTGCCCTGATCGGATACGGCACCGGCGGCTCGGTGTTCCACGCCCCGCTGATCTCGTCGGTGCCGGGGATGCGGCTGGCCGCGGTCGTGACCGGCTCCCCGGAACGGCAGCGGGCGGTGCGCGAGCGGTACCCGGAGGCCGAGGTCCTCGACAGCGTGGACCGGCTGTGGGGGGCGTCGGGCGCCTGCGACCTGGTGGTGGTCACCGCCCCCAACCGGCAGCACGTGCCGCTGGCCCGGACCGCGCTGACCTCGGGCCTGCCCGTCGTGGTGGACAAGCCCGTCGCGGCCGCCTCGGCCGAGGCCCGCTCCCTCGCCGCGCTCAGCGCCGTCCGGGGGCTGCCGGTCTTCCCGTTCCACAACCGCCGCTGGGACGGCGACTTCCAGACGGTGCGGCGGCTGGCCTCCTCGGGCGCCCTCGGCGACGTCCTGCGCCTGGAGTCCCGCTTCGAGCGCTGGCGGCCGGAGGTCAAGGAGAGCTGGAAGGAGAGCGCCGACCCCCGCGACGCCGGCGGCATCCTGTTCGACCTCGGGTCCCACCTGGTCGACCAGGCGATCGCGCTGCTCGGCCCGCCGGAGCGGGTCTACGCCGAGATCGACACCCGCCGCCCGGGAGCCGCGGCCCCCGACGACGTGTTCGTGGCCCTGGCCCACCCGGGCGGCGCCCGGTCGCACCTCTGGATGAGCGCCACCGCCGCCCACCAGGGCCCGCGCTTCCGCGTCCTCGGCAGCCGCGCGGCGTACGCGGTCTCGGGCATGGACGTCCAGGAGGAGCAGCTCCGCGCGGGCCTCACCCCCAAGGACCCCGGCTACGGCATCGCGCCGCCCGGATCCAGCGGCCTGCTCGGCACACCCGGACACGAGACCCCCGAGCCCACGGCCGCCGGGGCCTACCACGACTTCTACGCGAGCGTCCTGCGCACGCTGCGGGACGGCGCGCCGCCGCCGGTCACCCTCGCCGAGGCGATCACCGGGCTGGAGGTCATCGAGGCCGCCGCCCGCTCCGCGCGCGAGTCGGCCGTCGTCGAGCTCGGCGACGGGTGA